A stretch of Lysinibacillus agricola DNA encodes these proteins:
- the metE gene encoding 5-methyltetrahydropteroyltriglutamate--homocysteine S-methyltransferase translates to MTYTSTLIGYPYIGEDREWKKALEAFWRNELSEEDFEERLKKIRLSRIDKQLQLDIDMVTIGDFTYYDRMLDTALMFGLIPKRFNWQGGKVDLPTYYSVARGNKTAVASEMTKWFNTNYHYIVPEYEGQALQLTENKVLADFLEAKEAYGIIAKPTLIGPYTFCKLTKGYSKFTQVEYLLALLPLYTQVLKELVEAGANWIQLEEPSLVTTLDAAEIKLVQEIYDQLAVAVPEAKIMLQTYFEALCAYETLISLPVQGFGLDFVHGYKGNMASLRQYGFPQDKVLAIGVVNGRDIWRSNLAEVNATIQAIEHLSNAAELWIQPSSNLQHVPITTALENEIDPVLKHALAFADEKIVEIIELTTCRRDKEGTLQHNFSESMKAIEALKNHPIRQNKMVHQTVQTVTTQDFERHSEFTQRQKLQQQALALPLFPTTTIGSFPQSDEVKRNRNAWRKKQLSNEAYEAFIEQETKRWITIQEELDIDVLVHGEFERTDMVEYFGEKLTGFAFTEKAWVVSYGSRCVKPPIIYGDVAWASPITVIESAYAQSLTMRFVKGMLTGPVTILNWSFVRDDLSRKDVAYQIALALRKEVEALEKAGISIIQVDEPALREGLPLRKEEWGAYLDWAVNSFKLATSSVKDETQIHTHMCYCEFNDFIEPISALDADVISIETSRSHGELISSLQVNPYTKGIGLGVYDIHSPRVPSDEEMLTIMRDSLQVLDRHQFWVNPDCGLKTRKETETVAALANMVAATKTLRQEVQQSISR, encoded by the coding sequence ATGACCTATACAAGCACACTCATTGGTTACCCGTATATAGGGGAAGATCGCGAATGGAAAAAAGCATTAGAAGCATTTTGGCGCAACGAACTTTCTGAAGAGGACTTTGAGGAAAGATTAAAGAAAATCCGTTTATCTAGAATTGATAAGCAGCTACAACTTGACATCGATATGGTGACAATTGGCGATTTTACGTATTACGATAGAATGTTAGATACGGCATTGATGTTTGGTCTAATCCCAAAACGCTTTAACTGGCAAGGAGGGAAAGTTGATTTACCTACCTACTACAGCGTAGCAAGAGGAAATAAAACAGCCGTAGCTAGTGAGATGACAAAATGGTTTAATACAAACTATCACTATATTGTTCCTGAGTATGAGGGACAAGCCTTGCAACTAACAGAAAATAAAGTGTTAGCCGATTTTTTAGAGGCGAAGGAAGCGTACGGTATTATTGCGAAGCCGACATTGATTGGTCCCTATACATTTTGCAAGTTAACGAAAGGCTACAGCAAATTCACACAAGTTGAATACTTATTAGCCTTATTACCGCTCTATACGCAGGTATTAAAAGAATTAGTGGAGGCAGGGGCAAATTGGATTCAACTAGAAGAGCCGTCCCTTGTCACAACCCTTGATGCAGCAGAGATCAAGCTTGTGCAAGAGATTTACGACCAGTTAGCCGTTGCCGTTCCAGAGGCTAAGATCATGCTACAAACTTATTTTGAAGCATTATGCGCTTATGAAACATTGATTTCATTACCTGTACAAGGATTTGGTCTAGACTTTGTTCATGGCTATAAAGGAAATATGGCGTCACTTCGTCAATATGGTTTCCCTCAGGATAAAGTATTGGCAATCGGAGTTGTAAATGGACGTGATATTTGGCGTTCCAATCTAGCGGAGGTCAATGCTACGATTCAGGCGATTGAGCATTTAAGTAATGCAGCGGAGCTATGGATTCAACCATCCAGTAATCTACAACACGTACCCATTACAACTGCTCTTGAAAATGAGATTGACCCTGTTCTAAAGCACGCATTGGCCTTCGCAGATGAAAAAATCGTAGAAATTATAGAGCTGACTACATGTAGACGAGATAAAGAAGGTACCTTACAACACAATTTTTCAGAAAGTATGAAGGCGATTGAGGCTCTAAAAAATCATCCAATCCGTCAAAACAAGATGGTCCATCAAACAGTTCAAACTGTGACAACGCAAGATTTTGAACGACATAGTGAATTTACTCAACGTCAAAAGCTGCAGCAGCAAGCGTTAGCGTTACCGCTATTTCCAACGACAACAATCGGAAGCTTCCCGCAATCTGATGAGGTGAAAAGGAATCGTAATGCTTGGCGTAAAAAACAATTATCGAATGAAGCCTACGAAGCATTTATAGAGCAGGAAACAAAACGCTGGATTACGATACAAGAAGAACTAGATATCGATGTACTAGTTCATGGTGAATTTGAGCGTACAGACATGGTCGAATACTTTGGTGAAAAGCTGACTGGTTTTGCATTTACAGAAAAAGCATGGGTCGTTTCCTATGGATCACGCTGTGTCAAGCCACCGATCATTTATGGAGATGTTGCATGGGCTTCACCAATTACTGTAATAGAGTCAGCCTATGCCCAAAGCTTAACAATGCGCTTTGTAAAAGGCATGCTGACGGGGCCAGTGACGATATTAAATTGGTCCTTTGTGCGAGACGATTTGTCACGTAAAGATGTCGCTTATCAAATTGCATTAGCACTTCGTAAAGAGGTTGAAGCACTAGAAAAAGCAGGTATTTCGATTATTCAAGTGGATGAGCCAGCTCTAAGAGAAGGTTTACCGCTCCGAAAAGAAGAATGGGGTGCTTACTTAGATTGGGCTGTCAATTCGTTCAAGCTTGCTACTTCTAGTGTCAAAGATGAAACACAAATCCATACACATATGTGTTACTGCGAATTTAACGATTTCATTGAACCAATTAGCGCGCTAGATGCAGATGTTATTTCCATTGAAACATCACGAAGTCATGGAGAGCTTATCTCTTCACTTCAAGTGAATCCATATACAAAAGGGATTGGTTTAGGCGTATATGATATTCATAGTCCTCGTGTACCGAGCGACGAAGAAATGCTAACTATTATGAGAGATAGTTTGCAGGTGCTTGATCGCCATCAATTTTGGGTGAACCCAGACTGTGGGTTAAAAACAAGAAAAGAAACAGAAACCGTTGCGGCTTTAGCTAATATGGTTGCTGCAACGAAAACATTGCGCCAGGAAGTACAACAATCTATCTCGAGATAA
- the nikA gene encoding nickel ABC transporter substrate-binding protein, producing MRLTKYLLPFMLVLTFSVLAGCTSKDQKKGETATQQTDEKMITIGWPLDVGPLNPHTYLPNQMTAQAMVYESLVEYNDDGTVTPKLAESWDISEDKTTYTFHLRKDVTYSDGTAFNADNVIRNFDAVLANREMHSWMGMVNHMKEVVKVDDFTIRLQLDEPYYPVLNELAFVRPFRFLADNGFPAGDATQNSIKVSIGTGPWVLTEYKKDEYALFSRNENYWGEKPLEEQIKIKVIPDSESISLAFENEELDLIYGRGIISLDNYTYLKDSGKYKTATSEPLSTKALLFNTQSGPLAELKVRQAVQYAINKEQMVDSITHGTEKVANTLFWDAIPYANIDLAPILYNPEKAQQLLDEAGWTLQKGEKIRSKNGQPLSLDLIYIATDAIQKPMAELMQGELAKIGVQLNLEGADVMVGLQKLMDDQVDINFWRTNGPPTDPHSFANESATPNASGVYEAKLGLPNAKEIDNKIHQLLIGTDEEERVQLYTDILTVFHDEALFYPISYETNNVIYHPYMKDFAPRASEYDIPYAQMDKEK from the coding sequence ATGAGATTGACAAAGTATTTACTTCCTTTCATGCTTGTGTTGACTTTCAGTGTACTTGCTGGCTGTACAAGCAAGGATCAAAAAAAGGGAGAAACAGCAACACAGCAAACAGATGAAAAAATGATAACGATTGGATGGCCATTAGATGTCGGCCCATTGAACCCCCATACATATTTGCCTAATCAAATGACCGCACAAGCAATGGTCTATGAATCCTTGGTGGAATACAACGATGATGGAACTGTTACCCCAAAACTAGCAGAAAGTTGGGACATCTCAGAAGATAAAACTACTTATACTTTTCATTTAAGAAAAGATGTTACGTATTCAGATGGAACAGCTTTTAATGCAGATAATGTGATTCGTAACTTCGATGCCGTCTTAGCGAATCGGGAAATGCATTCTTGGATGGGTATGGTCAACCATATGAAAGAGGTTGTGAAAGTGGATGATTTTACAATTCGTTTGCAATTGGATGAACCTTATTATCCTGTCTTAAACGAGCTTGCCTTCGTAAGACCATTTCGTTTTTTAGCGGATAATGGATTCCCAGCAGGAGATGCAACGCAAAATTCTATCAAAGTATCTATTGGAACAGGTCCATGGGTATTAACCGAATACAAAAAAGATGAGTATGCTTTATTTAGTCGCAACGAAAACTATTGGGGCGAAAAACCTCTCGAAGAACAAATAAAAATTAAAGTTATCCCTGATTCAGAATCTATATCGTTGGCATTTGAAAACGAAGAATTAGATTTAATTTATGGTCGTGGCATCATTAGTTTAGATAACTATACGTATTTAAAAGATAGTGGGAAATACAAAACTGCTACCTCTGAACCTTTATCTACGAAAGCGTTACTATTCAATACTCAGTCAGGTCCGTTAGCCGAATTAAAGGTACGTCAAGCCGTTCAATATGCCATCAATAAGGAACAAATGGTTGACAGTATTACACATGGTACAGAAAAAGTGGCTAATACACTATTTTGGGACGCAATTCCTTATGCCAATATTGATTTAGCGCCAATCTTGTATAATCCAGAAAAAGCGCAACAGTTGCTAGATGAAGCAGGATGGACGTTACAGAAGGGCGAAAAAATTCGTTCGAAAAACGGGCAACCCTTATCATTAGATTTGATCTACATTGCAACAGATGCGATCCAAAAGCCAATGGCGGAATTAATGCAAGGTGAACTAGCGAAAATAGGGGTACAGCTGAATTTAGAAGGCGCAGATGTGATGGTGGGTCTTCAAAAATTAATGGATGATCAGGTGGATATTAATTTCTGGCGAACAAATGGACCACCAACAGATCCACATAGCTTTGCGAATGAATCAGCTACACCAAACGCTAGTGGTGTTTATGAAGCGAAATTAGGCTTACCAAATGCCAAAGAAATCGATAATAAAATACATCAATTATTAATTGGTACAGATGAAGAGGAACGAGTGCAACTTTACACGGATATTTTAACAGTGTTCCATGACGAAGCACTATTCTATCCTATATCTTACGAAACAAATAATGTGATTTATCATCCATATATGAAGGATTTTGCGCCACGTGCATCTGAATATGATATTCCCTATGCACAAATGGATAAAGAAAAATAA
- the nikB gene encoding nickel ABC transporter permease produces MYESTWMFCLKRILTLPFVLLGVSILTFVFIRFVPVEPAEVMLRLARVAPTEEAIQALREELGTDKPFLIQYLLWGKGVLQLDFGTSFVSKLPVAQELFAKLPATIELALAAFVLILGFSIPLGIISALSKHSIIDKIIRFFSILSVSIPTFWLGFLLLYLFSLKLGIFPTNGKGTLAHLVLPALALALPSIGLFVQFIRSTIIEELQQHYVQYAQLRGLKNSVILIRHVLRNAAIPLTSLLGMTLGNLLGGAVIVEQVFSWPGLGRYLIESIMNRDYPVVQSYVLIIAVIYVLANLGTDVLHRLLDPHLMMKDRRD; encoded by the coding sequence ATGTATGAATCGACATGGATGTTTTGTTTAAAAAGAATTTTGACTTTGCCGTTTGTCTTACTAGGAGTTTCCATCCTAACCTTTGTATTTATTCGTTTCGTTCCAGTAGAGCCTGCTGAGGTCATGCTGCGATTGGCAAGAGTTGCCCCAACCGAGGAAGCCATTCAGGCATTACGTGAAGAACTTGGAACGGACAAACCTTTTCTTATTCAATACTTGCTATGGGGAAAAGGGGTTTTACAGCTAGATTTTGGTACATCTTTTGTTAGTAAATTACCAGTGGCACAAGAGCTATTTGCGAAATTACCCGCAACCATTGAATTAGCTCTTGCTGCATTTGTCCTCATTTTAGGATTCAGTATACCATTAGGGATTATTAGTGCATTGTCTAAGCATTCCATCATCGATAAAATCATTAGATTCTTTAGCATATTGAGTGTATCGATTCCAACATTTTGGTTAGGTTTTTTACTACTCTATCTATTTAGCTTGAAATTAGGTATTTTTCCAACAAACGGAAAGGGAACGCTAGCTCATCTAGTTTTACCTGCGCTTGCATTAGCCTTACCTTCAATTGGACTGTTCGTTCAGTTTATCCGTTCAACTATCATTGAAGAGTTACAGCAGCATTATGTTCAATATGCTCAGCTAAGAGGATTAAAAAACTCTGTTATCCTCATACGTCATGTTCTGAGAAATGCTGCTATACCATTGACTTCCTTGTTAGGTATGACACTTGGTAATTTACTAGGTGGTGCAGTGATTGTGGAACAGGTTTTTAGTTGGCCAGGACTCGGTAGGTATTTAATAGAATCCATTATGAACAGGGATTACCCAGTTGTACAATCCTATGTATTGATTATTGCTGTCATCTATGTGCTTGCAAATTTAGGCACAGATGTATTGCATCGTCTATTGGATCCTCATCTTATGATGAAGGACAGGAGAGATTAA
- a CDS encoding ABC transporter permease subunit encodes MSLVRKESVNVKGLFSLTILVVIGLLGLFAPILMPHDPLAVDISKKFLGPSMDYPLGTDHLGRCVLSRMLLGIRYSLGSALVIQIVAIVLAILLGAFVALKRGIIDFLFIRICDILLAFPTLVLAFGLLGVLGPSLKNVLIALIFTQLIYYSRMIRSLFIGMNEKDFIQAARITGTTGFKLIIRHYIPNILPPIVTIVALDVGKVILEIAGFSFIGLGVQAPIPEWGMMVNEGKQYIRQHPELMLYPGLAIVLVVLLLNHLASSFKKLDQ; translated from the coding sequence GTGAGCCTAGTACGAAAAGAAAGTGTAAATGTTAAAGGATTATTTAGTCTAACGATCCTTGTGGTCATTGGCTTGCTAGGACTGTTTGCGCCAATTTTAATGCCCCATGACCCTTTAGCAGTCGATATATCAAAGAAATTTTTAGGCCCTTCAATGGACTATCCATTAGGTACAGATCATTTAGGAAGATGTGTCTTGTCACGGATGCTTTTAGGTATTCGTTATTCATTAGGATCAGCACTCGTCATTCAAATAGTTGCCATTGTGTTAGCTATCCTACTCGGTGCTTTTGTTGCGCTAAAAAGAGGCATAATAGATTTCCTATTTATTCGAATATGTGATATTTTATTAGCTTTTCCTACGCTTGTACTTGCATTTGGACTTTTAGGTGTATTAGGCCCTAGCTTAAAAAATGTCTTAATAGCCCTTATTTTTACACAGCTTATTTATTATTCAAGAATGATCCGAAGTTTATTTATTGGGATGAATGAAAAAGACTTTATTCAAGCTGCAAGGATTACTGGCACTACAGGATTCAAATTAATTATACGTCATTATATTCCCAATATATTGCCACCTATTGTCACAATTGTTGCATTAGATGTGGGGAAGGTGATTTTAGAAATTGCAGGCTTTTCCTTTATTGGACTTGGCGTGCAGGCACCCATCCCAGAATGGGGCATGATGGTGAATGAAGGAAAACAATACATCCGTCAGCATCCTGAATTAATGCTTTATCCTGGACTTGCTATCGTCCTTGTAGTGCTATTATTGAATCATTTGGCAAGTAGTTTCAAGAAGCTTGACCAGTAA
- a CDS encoding ABC transporter ATP-binding protein, producing MEKVLEVKDLTVKIGEKNVLSSINMTAYKGRVLGIIGESGSGKTMLCHAIMQTLPSLAQVTQGEVLYQQENLLNVSVAKLRTYRGRHLSMILQNPSTAFDRIQTIESHFRETLKAHFKLTKKEMRQIALDAMHKVHLPNPEQLLHYYPFQLSGGMLQRVMIALSLAIQASLYIADEPTTALDTVNQKQVLTLFDRIRSETDAAIILVTHDLGVIAELADDVAVMYQGEIIEQANVYDFFDAPQHPYTKKLLQSRIMF from the coding sequence ATGGAGAAAGTTTTAGAAGTGAAAGACTTAACGGTAAAAATCGGCGAGAAAAATGTATTGAGCTCTATCAATATGACAGCCTATAAAGGGCGTGTCTTAGGAATTATAGGGGAAAGTGGTAGTGGAAAGACTATGCTTTGCCACGCCATCATGCAAACATTACCGTCTTTAGCACAGGTTACACAAGGTGAAGTCCTCTACCAGCAAGAAAATTTATTGAATGTTTCAGTTGCTAAATTGAGAACTTATCGTGGTCGGCATCTTTCGATGATTTTGCAAAACCCATCTACTGCCTTCGATCGTATTCAAACGATTGAAAGCCATTTTCGAGAAACATTAAAAGCGCACTTTAAGCTGACAAAAAAAGAAATGAGACAGATTGCCCTTGATGCCATGCATAAAGTCCATTTACCTAATCCAGAGCAGCTTTTGCACTATTATCCTTTCCAATTAAGTGGAGGAATGCTACAGCGAGTGATGATTGCTTTGTCATTGGCGATACAAGCTTCTCTATACATTGCAGATGAGCCAACGACAGCTCTTGATACAGTCAATCAAAAACAAGTATTAACACTATTTGATCGTATTCGCTCAGAAACAGATGCTGCTATTATTCTTGTGACTCATGATCTAGGTGTCATTGCTGAACTAGCTGACGATGTGGCCGTGATGTATCAAGGAGAAATTATTGAGCAAGCGAATGTCTATGATTTTTTTGATGCGCCTCAGCATCCCTATACAAAGAAACTTTTACAATCAAGAATTATGTTTTAG
- a CDS encoding ABC transporter ATP-binding protein, protein MTLLEVKNIEKHYAQRPFIFKRGQETPVLQKVTFSLQEGECLGIVGQSGSGKSTLGRIILGIERPTNGEVLFQGINLYNATNKHKKMIRRDLQAVFQNSYHSFNPEQTIFEILEEPFLNFEHFSKSERQHKVRELLDCVELESTMAQNYPSQLSGGQQQRVNIARALALNPKLIVLDEAISSLDMILQKHIIQLLQTLQKDLQLAYIFISHDLQATRFLSDRILVMQHGQLVEEIGKDGAYQHPASQELYNAILPLHPRERNNKNKGFL, encoded by the coding sequence ATGACGCTGCTAGAAGTAAAAAATATTGAGAAGCATTATGCTCAAAGACCGTTCATATTCAAACGAGGACAGGAAACTCCTGTATTACAGAAAGTAACATTTTCACTTCAGGAGGGCGAATGTTTAGGAATCGTCGGTCAAAGTGGTTCAGGGAAAAGTACATTAGGACGCATTATTTTAGGAATTGAGCGACCAACAAACGGTGAGGTTCTCTTTCAAGGCATCAATCTTTACAATGCAACCAACAAGCACAAAAAAATGATACGTAGAGATTTACAGGCCGTTTTTCAAAATAGCTATCATTCATTTAATCCGGAGCAGACGATTTTTGAGATACTAGAAGAACCGTTCCTTAATTTCGAGCATTTCAGCAAATCAGAGAGACAACATAAAGTAAGGGAATTACTAGACTGTGTGGAGTTAGAGAGTACAATGGCTCAAAACTATCCTTCGCAGCTAAGTGGAGGACAACAGCAACGTGTCAACATCGCTAGAGCTCTTGCGTTAAACCCAAAATTGATTGTATTAGATGAAGCCATTAGTAGTCTTGATATGATATTACAGAAACATATCATCCAGTTACTTCAAACACTTCAAAAAGACCTGCAGCTTGCTTACATTTTCATTTCTCATGATTTACAAGCAACACGCTTTTTGTCAGACCGAATACTCGTGATGCAGCATGGCCAGTTAGTAGAGGAGATTGGGAAAGATGGTGCATACCAACATCCAGCTTCTCAGGAACTATACAATGCAATCTTGCCATTGCATCCGCGAGAAAGAAATAATAAAAATAAAGGATTTTTATAA
- a CDS encoding NUDIX hydrolase, giving the protein MGYISELRKLIGSRPIISIGATILVVNDDKKILFQHRSDTLDWGLPGGSMELNETLEEVAARELHEETGLVANEFDLIGVFSGPDYYFQYSNGDEIYTVIHLYVAKNVRGVLEMKDGESLNLTYFSKNELPENLEKRTKTLLDNLEDKMWDLGSSFAKY; this is encoded by the coding sequence ATGGGGTATATTTCAGAATTAAGGAAACTCATCGGTAGTAGACCGATTATAAGCATTGGGGCGACAATTCTTGTGGTCAACGATGATAAGAAAATTCTCTTTCAACATCGTTCGGATACGTTAGATTGGGGATTACCTGGAGGCTCAATGGAACTAAATGAAACTTTAGAAGAAGTTGCTGCTCGTGAGCTCCATGAAGAAACAGGACTTGTGGCCAATGAATTTGACTTGATCGGTGTTTTTTCAGGACCAGATTATTATTTCCAATATTCAAATGGGGATGAAATCTATACAGTCATTCATCTTTATGTAGCTAAAAATGTAAGAGGTGTATTGGAAATGAAGGATGGCGAGAGTTTGAACCTTACATATTTCAGTAAAAACGAGCTTCCAGAAAATCTTGAGAAGAGAACAAAAACGTTATTAGACAATCTAGAGGACAAAATGTGGGATTTAGGAAGTTCTTTTGCTAAGTATTAA
- the mmgD gene encoding citrate synthase, translating to MELNYSPGLDGIIAAETKLSFLDTVGSQIVIRGFDLIELSQRYSYLDIVYLLLHGEIPITEQRNDLQDKLKSNYQVPLEIFQIFKLLPNGTHAMDGLRTGISVLAGYDQQMNDRSTEKNLGRAYRLLGSMPNIVANSYRVLNGQDVVEPDSKLSYSANFYYMITGRKPTSLEEEIFDQSLVLYSEHEMPNSTFTARVIASTQSDLYGALTGAVASLKGNLHGGANEAVMYMLLEAKTVEGFETLLKNKLQNKEKIMGFGHRVYMKKMDPRAQIMKEALYKLCLEQGDDRLYHMCEAGEKVMVQEKGLYPNLDYYAAPVYYMLGLPIEIYTPIFFGSRTIGLCAHVIEQHDNNRLFRPRVHYIGERHNLEELSV from the coding sequence ATGGAGTTAAATTATTCACCAGGTCTTGATGGAATCATTGCCGCTGAAACAAAGCTATCTTTTTTAGACACTGTAGGAAGTCAAATTGTTATTCGAGGGTTTGATTTGATTGAATTATCACAGAGATATTCGTATTTGGATATTGTCTACTTATTGTTACATGGGGAAATACCAATTACCGAGCAACGAAATGACTTACAGGACAAGTTGAAATCTAATTATCAGGTTCCACTTGAAATTTTTCAAATTTTCAAGTTATTGCCCAATGGGACACATGCTATGGATGGACTCAGAACGGGGATTTCGGTTTTAGCAGGCTATGATCAGCAAATGAATGATCGTTCTACTGAAAAGAATTTGGGGCGAGCATATAGGCTTTTAGGTAGTATGCCTAATATTGTAGCGAATAGTTATCGTGTATTAAATGGTCAAGATGTCGTGGAGCCTGATAGCAAGCTTTCCTATAGTGCCAATTTTTATTACATGATTACCGGAAGAAAACCAACTTCGTTAGAAGAAGAAATTTTTGATCAGTCACTCGTTTTATATAGTGAACATGAGATGCCAAATTCAACGTTTACCGCGCGTGTTATTGCCTCTACACAATCTGATTTGTATGGTGCTTTAACTGGGGCTGTCGCATCATTGAAAGGTAATTTACATGGTGGGGCAAACGAGGCAGTAATGTATATGCTTCTTGAAGCCAAGACAGTAGAAGGCTTTGAGACATTGCTGAAAAATAAACTACAAAATAAAGAAAAGATTATGGGCTTTGGCCATCGTGTCTATATGAAAAAGATGGACCCAAGAGCGCAAATTATGAAAGAGGCTTTATATAAATTATGTTTGGAGCAAGGTGATGATCGCTTATATCACATGTGTGAAGCTGGTGAAAAAGTAATGGTACAGGAAAAAGGATTGTACCCAAATTTAGATTATTATGCGGCACCAGTGTACTACATGCTTGGTTTGCCGATTGAAATATATACACCAATCTTCTTTGGCTCACGAACGATCGGCTTATGTGCTCATGTAATTGAGCAGCATGACAATAATCGATTATTTAGACCTCGCGTCCATTATATTGGCGAGCGTCATAACCTTGAAGAATTATCGGTATAA
- the prpD gene encoding 2-methylcitrate dehydratase: MIKTNEISKTDQLLTDLADYVLNTTITSEEAYETARYVLLDTLGCGILALQYPECTKLLGPVVPGTVVPNGTRVPGTSYVLDPVKGAFNIGCMIRWLDYNDTWLAAEWGHPSDNLGGILAVADYLSRVRIAEGKEPLTIKEVLEMMIKAHEIQGVLALENSLNRVGLDHVLYVKIATTAVVTKALGGTRQEIINALSNAWIDNSSLRTYRHAPNTGSRKSWAAGDATSRAVQLAMMAVKGEMGYATALSAPGWGFQDVLFNKKELKLARPLASYVMENVLFKVSFPAEFHAQTAAECAVHLHHEVKNRLDDIEKVVITTHESAIRIIDKEGPLNNPADRDHCIQYITAIGLIYGDIIADHYEDDVAADPRIDTLRNKMVVVEEPQYTIDYLDPEKRSIANAVQIYYQDGTSSELVECEYPLGHRFRRDEAFPKIIDKFQQNMSTHFSQKQVNKINEICSNKKLVENSYVHEFVDLFVY; this comes from the coding sequence ATGATTAAAACAAATGAAATTTCTAAGACAGATCAGTTACTAACTGATCTTGCCGATTACGTATTAAATACAACGATTACAAGTGAAGAAGCATATGAAACTGCACGTTATGTTTTATTAGATACATTAGGCTGTGGCATTTTGGCTTTACAGTATCCAGAATGTACGAAACTTCTTGGACCAGTTGTACCGGGTACGGTTGTTCCAAATGGCACACGTGTTCCAGGAACTTCCTATGTCCTCGATCCAGTGAAAGGCGCTTTTAATATTGGCTGCATGATTCGTTGGTTAGATTACAACGACACATGGCTTGCAGCTGAATGGGGACACCCTTCTGATAATTTAGGTGGCATATTAGCAGTTGCGGATTACTTGAGTCGTGTACGTATTGCTGAAGGCAAAGAGCCTCTTACAATAAAAGAAGTTTTAGAAATGATGATTAAAGCACATGAAATTCAAGGTGTACTAGCACTAGAAAATAGTCTGAATCGTGTTGGTTTAGATCACGTATTATATGTCAAAATTGCGACAACAGCGGTTGTGACAAAGGCATTAGGTGGAACGCGTCAAGAAATTATCAACGCATTATCAAATGCTTGGATTGATAATTCAAGTTTACGAACATACCGCCACGCCCCGAATACAGGATCGAGAAAATCATGGGCTGCAGGAGATGCGACAAGTAGGGCCGTGCAATTAGCCATGATGGCTGTAAAAGGTGAAATGGGTTATGCAACCGCCTTATCAGCACCAGGCTGGGGCTTCCAAGACGTGCTCTTTAATAAAAAAGAATTAAAGCTCGCAAGACCACTTGCTTCATATGTGATGGAGAATGTTCTTTTCAAAGTTTCTTTCCCAGCTGAATTTCATGCGCAAACTGCTGCAGAATGCGCAGTGCATTTACATCATGAAGTGAAAAATCGTTTAGATGATATTGAAAAAGTTGTCATTACGACACATGAATCAGCTATTCGCATCATCGATAAAGAGGGCCCACTAAATAATCCAGCTGACCGTGACCATTGTATTCAATACATTACAGCAATTGGGCTGATTTATGGTGATATTATTGCAGACCATTATGAAGATGATGTAGCAGCAGATCCACGTATAGATACACTAAGAAATAAAATGGTTGTTGTTGAAGAACCACAATATACAATCGATTACTTAGATCCAGAGAAGCGCTCTATCGCCAACGCTGTTCAAATTTATTATCAAGATGGGACATCATCAGAATTAGTAGAGTGTGAATATCCTTTAGGACATCGTTTCCGTCGTGATGAAGCATTCCCTAAAATCATTGATAAATTCCAACAAAATATGAGTACACATTTTTCACAAAAACAAGTAAATAAAATAAATGAAATCTGTTCTAATAAAAAGCTTGTTGAAAATAGCTATGTTCATGAATTTGTAGATTTATTCGTTTACTAA